In one window of Ruminococcus hominis DNA:
- a CDS encoding substrate-binding domain-containing protein produces MKKRVLAVLLGGCMVAGLLAGCGGSSSSSSSDSSADTKKADGDSGKGYHFEVVVKSFQASYWQAAVQGIEQAQEELGVTTNTTGPNAESDIADQVNMLNNAINQNPDGIALAACDQNSVIEALQSAKDKGIPVVCFDSGVPDAPEGSVYATVVTDNGGAGAIAADKIYEAVKDKIAKADGQVRVGEVNQDATSANITERGMGFVNRFIELAKEDGKTCAVVGNDYYVNLVKDNGDAKKADIIIEVAVPAQTTVELCATEASNIMNKNDTIAMFGSNQVSAEGLLTANQNLNVLGSDVEKNIVAAGFDAGSTIKAAVKDGTLIGAVTQSPFMQGKISIETLYDICEGKEVKDVQTDGYWYDSTNMDDADISPNLYD; encoded by the coding sequence ATGAAAAAGAGAGTTTTAGCAGTATTACTTGGTGGATGTATGGTAGCAGGACTTCTTGCTGGATGTGGCGGAAGCTCATCTTCAAGCTCAAGCGATTCTTCAGCAGACACTAAAAAAGCTGACGGAGATTCAGGAAAAGGATATCACTTCGAAGTAGTTGTAAAGAGCTTCCAGGCTTCATACTGGCAGGCAGCTGTACAGGGAATCGAGCAGGCACAGGAAGAACTGGGTGTAACAACAAACACAACAGGTCCTAACGCAGAGTCTGATATCGCTGACCAGGTAAACATGCTGAACAACGCAATCAACCAGAACCCAGACGGAATCGCACTTGCTGCTTGTGACCAGAACTCAGTTATTGAAGCACTTCAGTCAGCAAAAGACAAAGGTATCCCAGTAGTATGTTTCGACTCAGGTGTACCTGATGCTCCAGAAGGATCTGTATACGCTACAGTAGTTACAGACAATGGTGGTGCTGGTGCTATCGCAGCAGACAAAATTTACGAAGCAGTTAAAGACAAAATCGCAAAAGCTGACGGACAGGTTCGTGTAGGTGAAGTTAACCAGGATGCTACATCTGCTAACATCACAGAGCGTGGAATGGGATTCGTAAACAGATTCATCGAGCTTGCTAAAGAAGATGGAAAAACATGTGCAGTAGTTGGAAATGACTACTATGTTAACCTTGTAAAAGATAACGGAGATGCTAAAAAAGCTGATATCATCATCGAAGTAGCTGTACCTGCACAGACAACAGTTGAGCTGTGTGCTACAGAGGCATCTAACATCATGAACAAAAATGATACAATCGCTATGTTCGGTTCTAACCAGGTTTCAGCTGAAGGTCTTCTTACAGCTAACCAGAACCTGAATGTATTAGGATCAGATGTTGAGAAAAACATCGTTGCAGCTGGATTCGACGCTGGATCTACAATCAAAGCAGCTGTTAAAGACGGAACACTCATCGGTGCTGTTACACAGTCTCCATTCATGCAGGGTAAAATTTCTATCGAAACACTGTATGACATCTGCGAAGGAAAAGAAGTTAAAGACGTTCAGACAGATGGTTACTGGTATGATTCAACAAACATGGATGATGCTGACATCTCTCCAAACTTGTATGACTAA
- a CDS encoding ABC transporter permease, producing MAKTTTKTAGTKKSTIDRLGGQKVIVLLVVIALFIFFCIMSPNFRKYTTIVNILDFSYYISLMAIGVAFTLMTGGVDLSIGTGLICYSLVGGYLIVHQGLPTGVGILISILMGMAVGVVNGFLVAIMELPAFLATLCTCMITRGLGSIISGGFGISWPAAGAAGGWFRKIFKIQVGGTNIPIGFIWIILLVVVMSFVLNHTKIGRYTLAIGSNKEATKLSGVNVTFYHIMAYVICGFFAGLASISYSAIFATVQPGSGAGFELEAIGGAIIGGVSMSGGAGSITGTLAGVFVICLLKTGLPFIGLTANWQQIITGFVLIAAVLVDIMKRKGENK from the coding sequence ATGGCAAAAACAACGACGAAAACGGCTGGTACGAAGAAGTCGACAATCGATAGACTTGGAGGACAGAAAGTAATCGTTCTTCTCGTAGTAATTGCATTGTTTATCTTCTTCTGCATAATGAGCCCGAACTTTAGAAAATATACAACAATTGTTAACATCCTTGATTTCTCATATTATATTTCATTGATGGCAATTGGAGTTGCATTTACATTGATGACAGGCGGTGTAGACCTTTCCATTGGTACAGGACTTATTTGTTACTCACTTGTAGGTGGATATTTGATCGTGCATCAGGGACTTCCTACAGGAGTTGGTATTCTGATTAGTATCTTAATGGGTATGGCAGTAGGTGTTGTAAACGGATTCTTAGTTGCAATCATGGAATTACCTGCATTCTTAGCTACACTTTGTACATGTATGATTACTCGAGGACTTGGATCTATCATTTCAGGTGGATTTGGAATTTCATGGCCGGCAGCTGGAGCAGCAGGCGGATGGTTCAGAAAAATCTTTAAGATTCAGGTTGGTGGAACAAATATTCCAATCGGATTCATATGGATTATCTTGTTAGTAGTAGTAATGTCATTTGTATTGAATCATACAAAAATTGGACGTTATACACTTGCAATCGGAAGTAACAAAGAAGCAACAAAATTATCTGGTGTAAACGTAACATTCTACCACATTATGGCTTATGTGATTTGCGGATTCTTCGCAGGATTAGCTTCAATTTCTTACTCAGCTATCTTCGCAACAGTTCAGCCAGGTAGTGGTGCCGGATTTGAGCTTGAAGCGATCGGTGGAGCTATCATCGGTGGCGTATCAATGTCAGGTGGTGCAGGAAGTATCACAGGAACACTTGCAGGTGTATTCGTAATCTGTCTGTTAAAGACAGGACTTCCATTCATCGGATTGACAGCTAACTGGCAGCAGATCATTACAGGATTTGTATTAATCGCAGCTGTATTGGTTGATATCATGAAGAGAAAAGGTGAAAACAAATAA
- a CDS encoding sugar ABC transporter ATP-binding protein yields MGEVILTMKDIDKSFPGVHALDHVNLEVRKGEVLALMGENGAGKSTLMKVLTGIYKKDSGTITYEGKEVEFTNAREAQDAGVIIVHQELNMLGDLTVAQNIFIGREFKKGLSIDDKKMNEEAKKLFDRMNIDIDPKEKMANLTVGKQQMCEIAKAISHDAKVIVFDEPSAALTETEIQELFKIIRDLREKQLGIVYISHRMDEIKVITDRVTVMRDGQYVGTLITKDSTKDDIINMMVGRVIYEDPKTESTVPKDAPVVLKVEHLNAGKMVQDVSFELRKGEILGFSGLMGAGRTETARALFGADPIDSGDIYINGKKVTIKSPEDAVRCGIGYLSEDRKRYGIVVQKSVAENTTMATMEQFMKGIFIDKKKEKEVAKKYVESLATKTPTVDQLVVNLSGGNQQKVVIAKWLTRDSEILIFDEPTRGIDVGAKNEIYKLMNQLAAEGKAIIMISSEMTEILRMSDRIVVMCEGKKTGELDISEATQENIMNMATREID; encoded by the coding sequence ATGGGCGAAGTTATTTTAACGATGAAAGATATTGACAAGTCTTTCCCTGGTGTACATGCTTTGGATCATGTAAACCTGGAAGTGAGAAAAGGTGAAGTCCTTGCACTTATGGGAGAGAACGGTGCCGGTAAATCAACATTGATGAAAGTGTTGACAGGTATTTACAAAAAAGATTCCGGTACAATTACATATGAAGGAAAAGAAGTAGAATTTACAAACGCAAGAGAAGCTCAGGATGCAGGTGTTATCATCGTACATCAGGAGTTGAACATGTTAGGTGATCTGACTGTTGCACAGAACATTTTTATCGGACGTGAGTTCAAAAAAGGACTTAGCATTGATGATAAGAAGATGAATGAAGAAGCTAAGAAGCTGTTCGACAGAATGAACATCGATATTGATCCAAAAGAAAAAATGGCGAACCTGACAGTCGGAAAACAGCAGATGTGTGAGATCGCAAAAGCAATCTCTCATGATGCAAAAGTAATCGTCTTTGACGAACCATCTGCTGCATTAACAGAGACAGAGATTCAGGAACTCTTTAAAATCATTCGTGATTTGAGAGAAAAACAGCTTGGTATTGTTTATATCTCACATCGTATGGATGAGATTAAAGTCATTACAGATCGTGTTACAGTTATGCGAGATGGTCAGTATGTTGGAACATTGATCACAAAAGATAGTACAAAAGACGATATCATCAACATGATGGTTGGTCGTGTTATCTATGAAGATCCTAAGACTGAAAGTACAGTACCAAAAGATGCACCGGTTGTTCTGAAGGTAGAACACCTCAATGCAGGTAAGATGGTTCAGGATGTAAGCTTTGAATTACGAAAAGGCGAAATCCTTGGATTCTCAGGACTTATGGGTGCTGGACGTACAGAGACAGCAAGAGCTTTATTTGGAGCTGACCCGATCGACAGTGGTGACATTTACATTAATGGTAAAAAAGTTACAATCAAGAGTCCGGAAGATGCTGTTAGATGTGGTATCGGATATCTTTCAGAAGATAGAAAGAGATACGGAATTGTTGTTCAGAAATCAGTTGCTGAGAATACAACAATGGCAACAATGGAACAGTTCATGAAGGGTATCTTTATCGATAAGAAGAAAGAGAAAGAAGTTGCTAAGAAATATGTAGAATCTCTTGCAACAAAAACACCAACAGTAGATCAGCTGGTAGTAAACCTGTCAGGTGGTAACCAGCAGAAAGTTGTTATCGCTAAATGGCTGACAAGAGATTCAGAGATTCTGATTTTCGATGAGCCTACAAGAGGTATCGACGTTGGAGCTAAAAATGAGATTTACAAACTGATGAATCAGTTGGCAGCAGAAGGAAAAGCCATTATTATGATTTCCTCAGAGATGACAGAAATATTACGTATGAGTGATAGAATCGTCGTAATGTGTGAAGGAAAGAAAACTGGTGAGCTGGATATTTCCGAGGCTACACAGGAAAATATCATGAACATGGCTACACGAGAGATTGATTAG
- a CDS encoding ABC transporter permease, whose product MGKIKQNPFVQKVGFNRIVLCGVLLLLYGFFCVMTQGRFAGTTRILSALNYAYFLGFLSLGVTFVIATGGIDFSIGPVMFCCALVAGYSLTAHGVPMAAAMIISLLVGLVFGVFNGYLVAYWSVPSFITSMASMNIAKGIASVYTKTQSVSWPQASQEGGWYRNLIKVGDIPVGLIVFLAVAVICAVILNKTRIGRYILSLGSNKEAVRLSGVNVKKWEMAAYVICGLLVGISALFYVAAYTTVQPGYGDQYNNEAIAGCVMGGTSMAGGLASISGTVIGVFIIALLQEGILALGLRKDYQLIITGIIVIVAVFSDVVARRRKN is encoded by the coding sequence GTGGGAAAAATTAAACAAAATCCTTTTGTACAAAAGGTAGGGTTTAACAGAATCGTGTTATGCGGTGTTTTGCTTCTCTTGTACGGATTTTTCTGTGTAATGACACAGGGCAGATTCGCTGGAACAACTCGTATTCTGAGCGCTCTCAACTATGCATACTTTTTAGGGTTCTTATCATTGGGAGTTACATTCGTAATCGCAACAGGCGGAATCGACTTCTCTATCGGACCAGTTATGTTCTGTTGTGCATTGGTTGCAGGTTACAGCCTGACAGCACATGGTGTACCTATGGCAGCAGCAATGATAATCAGCTTACTTGTAGGACTTGTGTTTGGTGTCTTTAACGGATATCTTGTAGCATATTGGTCAGTACCTTCATTCATCACTTCAATGGCAAGTATGAACATTGCAAAAGGTATTGCATCTGTATACACAAAGACACAGTCAGTCAGCTGGCCACAGGCATCACAGGAAGGTGGATGGTACAGAAACCTTATCAAAGTTGGGGATATTCCGGTAGGTTTGATTGTTTTCTTGGCTGTTGCAGTTATTTGTGCAGTGATTTTGAACAAGACAAGAATCGGACGTTACATTCTTTCACTTGGAAGCAACAAAGAAGCTGTTCGACTTTCAGGTGTAAATGTTAAAAAATGGGAGATGGCAGCATATGTTATCTGTGGACTCCTTGTAGGAATCAGCGCACTCTTCTATGTAGCTGCTTATACAACAGTTCAGCCTGGATATGGTGATCAGTACAACAACGAAGCAATTGCTGGTTGTGTAATGGGAGGAACTTCCATGGCAGGAGGTCTTGCTTCTATCAGCGGTACTGTAATCGGTGTGTTTATCATCGCTTTACTTCAGGAAGGAATTCTGGCTCTTGGCTTAAGAAAAGATTATCAGCTTATTATTACAGGTATTATTGTTATCGTTGCAGTATTCAGTGATGTTGTTGCAAGACGTAGAAAGAACTAA
- a CDS encoding substrate-binding domain-containing protein: MSRQMSRKVGTRIVLFILLATILVTFGIQVQEEQEKEKTYHLIFVPKTIDSANDFWTALIKGAELGAEEFGAEIEVVGGRSEDDVETQIKTIEESIQKNPDAILVAPADYSLLHDVLQKVKDAGITLIYIDSTTENDIADCEVSTDNYKAGKELGKYAKTLIDEDIKIGIMGHVKGTSTEIERENGIRDGLENYKANIVDILYCDSSYEKAYSQTKTMLMKNPDIRLLIGTNEYAAVGTARAIKDMGMEKKIKMVAFDNSVEEIQLLEEGVFDGIIIQKPFNMGYMGVEQTIALLEGKTVEKTLDSGCKLITRDNMYEEENQRLLYPFSGQ; encoded by the coding sequence ATGAGTAGACAGATGAGTAGAAAAGTAGGAACCAGGATAGTGTTGTTTATACTTCTTGCGACTATTCTGGTAACTTTCGGAATCCAGGTGCAGGAAGAGCAGGAAAAGGAAAAGACATATCATTTGATTTTTGTCCCTAAGACGATAGATTCTGCAAATGATTTCTGGACGGCACTTATAAAAGGTGCAGAACTGGGAGCAGAAGAGTTTGGAGCAGAGATTGAAGTTGTGGGTGGCCGTTCAGAAGATGATGTCGAGACACAGATAAAAACAATTGAAGAAAGTATTCAGAAAAATCCGGATGCAATTCTGGTTGCACCGGCGGATTATTCATTGCTGCATGATGTGCTTCAGAAAGTGAAGGATGCTGGAATTACCTTGATCTATATTGATTCTACTACAGAAAATGATATTGCTGACTGCGAAGTCTCTACAGATAATTATAAAGCTGGTAAAGAATTAGGGAAATATGCAAAGACGTTGATTGATGAGGACATAAAAATTGGCATCATGGGGCATGTAAAAGGAACATCTACAGAGATAGAGCGTGAAAATGGAATAAGAGACGGTCTTGAAAATTACAAAGCGAATATTGTAGATATTTTGTATTGCGATTCTTCATATGAAAAAGCATACAGTCAGACCAAAACAATGTTGATGAAAAATCCGGATATTCGGTTGCTTATTGGAACAAATGAATATGCAGCAGTGGGAACTGCAAGAGCAATAAAGGATATGGGGATGGAAAAAAAGATTAAAATGGTTGCCTTTGATAATTCGGTAGAAGAAATTCAACTTTTGGAAGAAGGGGTTTTTGATGGAATTATCATTCAGAAACCATTTAATATGGGGTATATGGGGGTGGAACAGACAATTGCCCTGTTAGAAGGGAAAACAGTAGAAAAAACACTTGATTCCGGCTGTAAACTTATTACCAGAGACAATATGTATGAAGAAGAAAATCAAAGATTGCTTTATCCGTTCTCGGGACAATAA
- a CDS encoding cache domain-containing sensor histidine kinase encodes MRKQKEHSRTFFGRFKSIQNTMLVSFSVLMVIAVVIFLVIAMNSTKKTIYENSIDYSTQIIKQVNSDIDNYIDYMENTSSLMAKSTDVAKYFFDEHQTEEEFEEEKKRILTQFATIKESRNDISNVAAVAENGKYLVNDEDGSLTDYIDVQSLDWYQEAMQSKSGIAVSSSHVQNAIPTSYKWVITLSRALVNNQSGKREGVFFMDLNYSAISDLCNKNNIGEKGYIFILDEDGNIIYHPKQQLMYGGLMVENIREIMDCKADYLEIKRDGENKLYTMSKSTKTGWTVVGAMDTKELLKNSKQTQLNYIMVAAILLLAVIVISSLLSKEITRPILLLRDSMSKVEEGKFQQANVEVTTMNEIGSLTKSFNVMTKRIQELMEQNVAAQKEKRKSEMKALQAQINPHFLYNTLDSIIWMAEAGQNDDVVLMTSALAKLLRQSISNDKEQVRVEEEINYVQSYLTIQKMRYKDKLEYTIDVDPEICGVSIIKFAIQPLVENAIYHGLKYKDTKGKISIHGYVRGKKGYITITDDGVGMDEETLKYIFDEKQKKEKKPKSNGVGVPNVQKRLQLYYGPEYGISYISRQGEGTVATVTIPLDGGENHE; translated from the coding sequence ATGAGAAAGCAAAAAGAACATTCCAGAACATTTTTCGGAAGATTCAAAAGTATTCAGAATACGATGCTAGTTTCGTTTTCTGTGTTAATGGTAATCGCGGTAGTTATCTTTTTGGTGATTGCTATGAATTCTACAAAGAAAACAATTTATGAAAATTCGATTGATTATTCTACACAGATCATCAAACAGGTAAATTCAGATATAGACAATTATATCGACTACATGGAGAATACGTCTTCATTGATGGCAAAAAGTACAGACGTAGCAAAATATTTCTTTGATGAACATCAAACAGAAGAAGAGTTTGAGGAAGAGAAAAAACGTATCTTAACACAGTTTGCAACAATCAAGGAAAGTAGAAATGATATTTCGAATGTTGCAGCAGTGGCAGAAAATGGAAAATATCTTGTAAATGATGAAGACGGAAGCCTGACAGACTATATAGATGTGCAGTCATTGGATTGGTATCAGGAGGCAATGCAATCTAAAAGTGGAATTGCTGTGTCATCTTCACATGTGCAGAATGCAATTCCTACAAGTTATAAATGGGTTATCACGCTAAGCCGTGCATTGGTGAATAATCAATCAGGAAAACGAGAAGGCGTTTTCTTCATGGATTTGAACTATAGTGCAATTAGTGATCTGTGTAATAAAAATAATATTGGAGAAAAAGGTTATATTTTTATTTTAGATGAAGATGGAAATATAATCTATCATCCAAAGCAGCAGTTGATGTATGGCGGACTGATGGTAGAGAATATTCGGGAAATCATGGATTGTAAAGCAGATTATCTGGAAATAAAGCGTGATGGAGAAAATAAACTGTATACAATGTCCAAATCAACAAAAACCGGTTGGACGGTTGTTGGGGCAATGGATACAAAGGAATTGTTGAAAAACAGCAAACAGACACAGTTGAATTACATTATGGTCGCTGCAATACTATTGTTGGCAGTTATTGTGATTTCAAGTTTGTTGTCAAAAGAAATCACACGACCAATTTTACTTTTACGTGATTCGATGAGCAAAGTCGAAGAAGGAAAATTTCAACAGGCAAATGTAGAAGTGACAACAATGAATGAAATTGGAAGCTTGACGAAATCATTTAATGTGATGACAAAACGAATCCAGGAGTTGATGGAGCAAAATGTTGCCGCACAGAAAGAAAAACGAAAAAGTGAAATGAAAGCTTTGCAGGCACAGATCAATCCTCATTTCTTATATAATACGTTAGATTCAATCATATGGATGGCGGAAGCCGGACAAAATGATGATGTAGTACTGATGACTTCAGCTCTGGCTAAATTATTACGACAAAGTATCAGTAATGACAAAGAACAAGTAAGAGTAGAAGAGGAAATAAATTATGTGCAAAGTTATCTGACCATTCAGAAAATGCGCTACAAAGATAAACTGGAATATACAATTGATGTGGATCCTGAAATATGTGGTGTGTCCATTATAAAATTTGCAATTCAGCCATTGGTAGAAAATGCGATTTACCATGGATTAAAATATAAAGATACAAAAGGAAAAATCAGCATACACGGATATGTAAGGGGCAAAAAAGGATATATTACAATTACAGATGATGGCGTAGGCATGGACGAAGAAACTTTGAAATATATTTTTGATGAAAAACAGAAAAAAGAGAAAAAGCCAAAATCAAATGGTGTAGGTGTGCCAAATGTACAAAAAAGACTGCAATTATATTATGGACCGGAATATGGGATTTCATATATCAGCAGACAAGGGGAAGGAACAGTGGCGACAGTTACAATTCCGTTAGACGGAGGAGAAAACCATGAGTAG
- a CDS encoding response regulator: protein MYKVLLVDDEILVREAISKKIEWNELGYELVGDCENGKDAIEFVKNQPVDVVLTDICMPYIDGMGLSKYLSENCPQTAIIIFSGYSDFEYAKQAIQYKVSEYILKPVTAKELSEVLIRIREKLDSKRKEEKKIDQLTKVYHSYTKNEAVIISRILSRLVKGTQEVKRSLDELKEFDIEISGSSYRTVVIDIDVYSGLYEINPEQKKESALMAFVVENISSEIISEYNAGIAFRDADNRVCLLLWTNRPQEFRKEIVEICKDIQKNVYSAMQLSISMGMGCYVDSLEELSKSYESASEMLQYRYTKGSGIMFDCEEEKQKENSMELEMDYRDIAIAIRGGDREVLDDAMEHMRSWLKTGYINRRKSIAYLQHVLQIVYEVGHETQESFVLPDSVLTSITEARNLDQAMEITKEYALSGLKAVQEACQTSGERQAAQAMEYIKDNYGNPDLSLNSVCEYLNISTSRFSTIFKEETGKTFLEVLTSVRMEKAKQMLQKTTMKNYEIAEKVGFSDPHYFGIAFKKATGMSPKEYAKGRKS, encoded by the coding sequence GTGTATAAAGTATTACTGGTAGATGATGAGATACTTGTCAGAGAAGCAATCAGCAAAAAAATAGAATGGAATGAATTGGGGTATGAGCTGGTCGGAGACTGTGAAAATGGAAAAGATGCCATTGAATTTGTGAAAAATCAACCGGTTGATGTTGTGCTGACAGATATTTGTATGCCGTACATAGATGGAATGGGACTGAGCAAATATTTAAGCGAAAATTGTCCTCAGACGGCAATTATTATTTTCAGTGGTTATAGCGATTTTGAATATGCAAAACAGGCAATACAATATAAAGTGTCAGAGTATATATTAAAGCCGGTAACAGCGAAAGAACTGTCAGAGGTTTTGATTCGGATTCGTGAAAAGCTGGATTCCAAAAGAAAAGAAGAGAAAAAAATCGATCAGTTGACGAAAGTGTATCATAGTTATACAAAAAATGAAGCGGTGATTATTTCCAGAATATTGTCTCGTCTTGTAAAAGGAACGCAGGAAGTAAAAAGAAGTCTGGATGAGTTGAAAGAATTTGATATTGAAATCAGTGGAAGTTCATACAGAACAGTTGTGATAGATATCGATGTTTATTCAGGATTATATGAGATAAATCCAGAGCAGAAAAAAGAAAGTGCATTGATGGCATTTGTTGTAGAAAATATAAGCAGTGAGATTATTTCAGAGTATAATGCCGGAATTGCATTTCGTGATGCAGATAATAGAGTGTGTTTATTACTTTGGACAAACCGCCCGCAGGAATTTAGAAAAGAAATTGTTGAAATATGCAAGGATATTCAGAAAAATGTATATTCTGCTATGCAGCTGAGCATTTCCATGGGAATGGGATGCTATGTGGACTCACTTGAGGAGCTTTCCAAATCATACGAGAGTGCAAGCGAAATGCTTCAATATCGATATACCAAAGGTTCTGGAATCATGTTTGACTGTGAAGAGGAAAAACAAAAAGAAAATTCCATGGAATTAGAGATGGATTATCGTGATATTGCTATAGCTATCAGAGGGGGAGATAGAGAAGTCCTGGACGATGCTATGGAACACATGAGAAGCTGGTTGAAAACAGGCTATATTAATAGAAGAAAGTCAATTGCATATCTTCAGCATGTTTTACAGATTGTATACGAGGTGGGGCATGAAACGCAGGAATCATTTGTGTTACCGGATTCTGTTCTTACAAGTATTACAGAGGCAAGAAATCTGGATCAGGCAATGGAGATTACAAAAGAATATGCACTATCCGGATTAAAAGCAGTACAGGAAGCATGCCAGACCAGCGGAGAAAGACAAGCAGCACAGGCAATGGAGTATATAAAAGATAATTACGGAAATCCCGATTTGAGTTTGAACAGTGTATGCGAATATTTAAATATTAGTACAAGCAGATTCAGTACAATCTTTAAAGAAGAGACTGGAAAAACATTTCTGGAAGTATTGACAAGTGTCCGAATGGAAAAAGCAAAACAAATGCTACAAAAGACAACGATGAAAAATTACGAAATTGCAGAAAAAGTTGGTTTTAGTGATCCACACTATTTTGGTATTGCCTTCAAGAAGGCAACAGGGATGTCACCGAAAGAATATGCTAAAGGAAGAAAATCATGA